The DNA segment tttttattttccttgccttttatagggccacacctgaggcatctgaagttcccaggctggggatcgaatcggagctgcagctgcaggcctgcagcacagccacagccacagccacagccacagcggatcggagccatgtctgccacctacaccacagctcacagcaatgccgcatccttaacccactgggtgagaccagggatggaacccgcgtcctcatgggtaccagctgggctcattaccgctgagcccacgggaactcccagagcccatGCCACGCTGCCTCCcagtcccctcctccctctgcctcgtCCTCGGGAAGACGGCCTCCTCTAGCCCTGCCCCCAAGGGACGCATGAGAACGGCAGGCTCACTCTGTGGGCAATGGGCACCTCCCCTGCTCTCCAGACAAGCATCCCTTCACTGGCTCTGTCCACTCACAACGGTGCCCACGTTCCTGGAGACCTGCGCCCCGCCCGCGGAACAGAGAGCTCAGCGCCTCCATGAAGCAGCCTGTCGGAGGCAGTGGGACAGCGTGGGCCCTGGTGGGTGGGATCTCAACCCTGCCTCCGGCTAACATCCTgcgcctcagcttcctcatctgtgaaatggtaaCAGTAGCACCTGCTTCTGAGGGTGCTAGCGAGGTGCTCGGGAAGCACGTAAGAGATTGTAGCCGATGACGCCGTCACCACTGCCCTTTTCCTGAGACAGGGGACAGAGCTCCAGTTGGTCCCTGTAACCGCCCCGCTCCGGGCTCGGGCCTGCCCCTTGGAGTCCGACCCTCTTGTACACCCTCCCTGTCCACTGCCCTGTTTTCTCCATCTCCATTCTCCCTGAATGGCACACGCTTTTCTTCCGGGGGGCTATGGCTTGGTTACTTGTCATGCCGCCAGGACGTTCCCAAGAACAGGATTTCTCCCTGACGGTCCCTGGCTGTTTGTCAGGCACATGAGACACTGCGAGACGTGGAACCAGGGGTGGGAGAAGGGCAGCTTCGaggcctctgcctcctgccctcgCAGCCTTGGGAGCTCCCAGGCATTTGCATGCCCTGGATGTAGAATCCTTGCCAAGTGGGCCCACGGATGCCACATCCTAAATATCTACCCTCAGGGCAGGACGTGGTCCAGATGAAGAGCCCAGCCTTGAACCAGACAAAGCCAAGCGCGAACCCAAACTCCGCTGCTTACCCGCTGTGGGCTGCTGTCCAGAAGCCTTCCCGAACCGTCTTCCCTCTACAGGGTGTTGTGAGGACTGAGATAAAGCACATGGGACCCCGGCCAGCGCCTGCCTCGGCACATGTTTGCCACTGACAGTCTAGGGCTGGGGTGCCCGACGGGGAAGCCACTAGCCACGTGGAGCAGGTGAGGCCTTGACACACGGCAAGTCCGACTGAGCTGTGCTCAGCACGTGCGAAACACACACCAGCCGTCAGACGTCGTCCAGGAAGAAACGGCAAACGTCTTGATAACCTTCTCTCTGTCGGTCACAGGCTGGAGTGAAAATATCTTGGACACGCTGGGTCAAGGGCAGTGTCAGCATCACTAGAGTCTGTTACCATGACCACCAGGCAGTCTGAAGTTATGCACGTGGCTCACTTTTGGGGTTTGCGTATTTCTTCTGGACAATGACAGTAGACTAGAGTTTTGTGGGGCTTTTTTTGTGGGTGGCgggttttctgtttttggtctttttcagtgTGGGAGACGAGAAACAGTGTGTTTGGTTTGGGGGCATTTGGTTTTCAGTGGCTGCACCTGTCGCCTAGATATCAGATATTAAGAGACCCAACCTCCCATCCAAGAGCACAGGGCACGAGGCCGCTAAGACAGGGGCTGTGTCTGCGGCCACAGAAATTAATGGTGGCAGGGCCGACACCTCCCCCATCCCAGGTGGACCCCGTCAGGGCGATGCTGCCCCCCGGCGGGCACTCGTGGACACTGCagaccccagccccagggctcccCTGAGGAGCGGCCGGCAGAGAGGGCTCCTCCTGTCCCTCAGCCTGACTGCGCGGAGCCCCGGGCTGCCAGGGAGAGAGGCGGCAAGCTCGCGGTCACAGGCCAGCACAGCTCCGAGCCTCTGCCAGGCCCCTTCTAGCGCTGGGCCCCTGGACTCACTCCGCTGCTCTGACCCCCGGTCTCCCCACCTGTGAGATGCAGACACTGTCAGCATTCGCTGAAGGCGCCGAATGAGAGACCACCTGCAACCTGGGGCCACAGACACTCAGAGGCACCACGACGGAGTGTGCCACCCCAGGCCAGGGTACGGCAGAGACCAGACCAGACAGACGGGCCCCCAAGCACCAGCACCACCCTCAGGCCTCCGTCCCGGGTCCACGGCATCTGCCGCACGCTCAGGGCCGAGAACCCCTGACTCGGAGACACAGACTCCAGACCACCAGGTGGGGTTAAGGGCCATGAATGTGGCAGGGAACCAGCCCGAGAGATGGCgagagggcaggaggcaggagcatAGAGGGATCCGTGATGATCAGACGGTACCAGGTTCCAGCAAAGATCAGAAAGTGAGCAGGTAGAGGAGCGGGAAGGGGGTACGTCCCCTTTAAGCCGCCTCCTGCATTTACAAACCGCGTCCTGGGCGGCGGTACGCGGCCGGGGCACGACGTCGGGAACTGGGATCTCTCTTCCCATCAACCACACGTCCAGCTAAAAACCGAGGCTGCTGTTCCCAATGGGAGACGAAGCCTTCTGGGAAACACGAAGCCATCCCGACGTAACTAGACTCTGGGGGTCTCACGCTGGCACGCCTTCAACCATGAGGCAATCGCTCTCATGAGCCACGGAGCCCCTCTCAGCAGCTCAGAAACCTCTACGTGATGCTAAGACCTCTCTGCAGCTCCCGCGCAGCCCCTGGCCCGGCTCTACCACCTTACGACCATGTGCAGTAAGgctcccgctccctcctccccGAGTCGGCATTTCACCTCCTCGAGGTCCCTCCGGGTCCTCTCTGTGAACCACCGATGGTCAGCGGTGCTCCCCTGAGGCCCTGTTTCGGGAAAAGCTTCCCAGATTCTGCAGTAGGAGACGGCGAATGGCCTTGACAGTACCCTCCTGGACCAAAGGGAGCCATGACGCCATCGCCCAGGTCCGAGAAGGTACCTGGAAACCGAAACGACTGGCCCGACCTCAACTGAGATGGTTTTCTCCCAAGAGAATTTTGCTCTTCTGCAACGAATCCAGGGTTCTACGCCTGCCTGGGACCATCTAGCTCTGAAACTTGGATTTCTGGCCTAACGTGAAGGTCGGGTTGCGCTCCCTCCCCTTGGGGCTGTGCGTGCGACCAAGGTCAGAGCCTAAGCTACCTGCTGGCACCAACTCCCGTCTCTGCGGGAGTCTACCCCAACTTTCCCTGCCCACAGCTCTTGACCCCTCAGGCATTTCAGATGGATGTCTTTAATCCCTGGGAAGTCCCTTCACGTCTTGGAGCCCGAGAGCCATGTTTCTTTTAATGTATCCTGGACCCAGGAAAGCCCTTCAACTATCTGACGACCCACAGACGGCGGACATCCACTCATCCACTCTTCTGTGGCCTCTGCCCACCCTTACTGAGCCCCTACTTGCAGACGGAGCCAGCGGCTGGCTGGCAGACACGGCACAGGACACATCCTCGGCGCTCTCAGACCTCGCAGGTCCCTGGGAAACGGGCTGCCACGATAAAAGGAGACTGGTGGCTAGGGGAGGGGGCAGGCGCCGTGGGAGTTCAGCAGAGGCCCCTTGCGAGGCAGCGAGGAAGACAGCTCAGAGACAGACAACCTGATTCCAACAGGTGAGCAGAAGGCGGTGCGGCCCAGGCCGGGAGAGGCGGTACTGAAGGGAGCCAAGCGGGGGGTGGGCAAAGACAGAGGGCACCAAGGTGTGGCTTGGGCAGAGAGGGTGAAGGGTAGAGCAGGGCCAGATCCCACCCTGGGGGCTCACGGAGCTTGGGTTCTGGACTGAAGACaagagaggggcagggagacGCAGCAGGGAGGGAGCAATTCAGTTAATTGCGGCAGGGCCACAGGGAGGACGGAGAGACCTGTGAGCCGAgacctgcaggggctcaggtaaGCAGAGGAACAGGGGGGACACCTCCGCGGCCCCGGGCGGGGCTGCACGGACAGCTGGTGGCAGCAGGCCGTCCACCACCCCGGGCTCCGTGGTCTGCAGTTTCAGACACCTAACAGCTCCCGGGTCCCGCCCTTTGCACCCCGGTGGCCAACAGGCTGCTTCACTCCAACCCCAGCTACACCGAGAGAGCTCTCCTTGCAACCTGCCTacaaaacccagaaatgaacTGCTCCGTAAGACCCGGCTGACTGCAGCCTGGTTACCAGGAAACCGAAGGCCAAGTTCCATCACAGGAAACCCTGCTCCTGGAAGCGGGAGCCTCTCCCACCGGGATCCCAGGCGGCTGTCACTCACGCTGCTCGGCAGAACTGAACAGACATGGGACAGCGACAGCCTCTGCGGCTCCAGGCACGATGCTGAACGCTTCCAACTTCCCTACTTCTCCTGAGAGCCTATCAGGCCGCCATCATCACAGTAATTTTCACTAAACGGCTGAGGGTTAAATAATTCGCCTACAGTGAAAATTTCTATCCAGGAATGCCTGCCCCGAGGGTCCGTGTGCCACATCCTACCTTAAAAGCAGGGACAAGAGCACGCCCCCCCCACGTTGAAAATACTTGTAGATTCACCGGAAAGCTGCACACTTGGCAGAGCTGAGGACACAGGAACACTGCAGACCGGCCTCCATCTTCAGGGCCTGTCAGTGTTCGCACCGACGGCCTCTTCCGGTCCAGGCGCGAATGCGTTACCACCCCGTTCAGGCCCTCTGGTCTGAAGCCCTTGTTTTCCACAACTCTTGACAACGTGAACGCCGATGCCGCAGGACGGATAGATGGACAATGGCTTTCCAGAAAGACTGAAGCGCCCATCACCCGGTCAAATCAGAACCAACGACTTGTCGCAAGGAATAAGCAGCCTTGGGTTTCGTTAAGAGCCGTTTTCTCTCTTCCATATTCTGCTCCTTGCAAGGTCGGTCCCTAAGTCTAGCCTACACTCAAGGGAATGGGAAACTGAGTTGCACTTACGAGAAGgtggaactttctttttttgtgtgtttgaggatcacaccctcagcacatggaggttcccaggacaggggtcaaactgaaactgtaggcctacaccacagctcacggcaatgccagatcctgagcccactgagaggccagggctcgaacctgtgtcctcatggataccagtccagttGTTCACGCTGCACCGCGATGGGAATGCAGGAACACCTACTTTTATAATCTTTCCGAAGACCCGTGCTTCCCTCCCGGACCCTCGTCAGCCAGCACGGGCCCATGTTACGCTCTGGGGTGTCACCACAttcattttaagatgaagaaGCCAGATCAAGAGGACTGCTCATCACCGCAGGACACGCGGGCAGGAGCCATGGCTAGACCCACCCGTGCAGGGCTCTTCCAAGTGGGCAGAGCTCTGAACGGACCGAGCATCCCGTCCGtgagccacagaaggaagagTCCTGGAACGCACTGCCCAGGCCGCGGTCACCGTCACTGGCCCGAGGCTGGGCAGCGGCACATCGCTCAGCGCCACAGGCCCCTGGAGTTGGCCGCGGGCTTCCGCAACGCTGCCACTTTCCCATCGCTGATGACAAGAGGGCTTGCGGCGGATCTGTGGGTGGCAGGATCGCTCTGTTCTTTCCGGACTGATGTGGAACCACCTCCAAGATCTGCCAAGGCAGAGGACGCAGAGGGACTGCGCGCTCGTTCTTGCCCAGAAGGTGTGGGGGGCGGGCAGACACCCACAGATGTTTAAGTTTGGCTCAATCTGGAAGGTTCTTCTGCTCAAGCTACACTTGCTTCCACAGTTTCTACTCCGCTCCAGCTCTAAGAATTCGTCCATTTTTGGAACCAACGCCTCCCCTTGCAAGAGAAGGTCTCCGGGGCCTTGGCCTGCCTTAGGTGACTGAGCTAACTCGGGGCCGCCACAAGCAGCGGAGACGTGACCGCAGCGGCAGACCCTCCCCGCTCTCAGGCCCCCTCCCGGGAGAGGCCCACAGCACCCTGTCTCGTGGAGGGGGCTGACAGCACCCATGTCCCTGCTCACGAGACAGAAGCCACCTAGCTACCCGAAGGCTGCTGGCCCGTCCATGCACCCCTGACCTCCAGCCAGCCCTGCACCTGCTTCATGGAGTCGGGAGGAAGGCGTCcaggactgggggcggggggccctgAACAGAGAGAAGACGCGAGTCACAGAGAGCTCCGCTCAGCGAAGGCAGTTTATTACGGAAAGGAACACGAGGGGTCCTGTTCAGAGGCGGCGACCACGGCGACCCCCTTTCCTGCGGGTGCTGTCGGAGGGGATGGGGGTGACGTCCTCTGTGGGGAGGAAGACAAACCGTCACGGCCTGGAGGGTGGGAAGGGGCCAggcacccgccccccccccggcctGCCGTCCAGCGGACTCTGCTGCTTTCCAGGGAGCCCTCTGCACACAGCAGATGCGTGTGGAGCTGCCCCATCCGTGGTGTCCTCAGCACGTCCATGCAGCTTCAGCTCACTTTCCTCGAagagaactgaggcccagagacagcAGGGAGCAGGCACGGGACGCCAGAGGCAGGCGACACATCCAGGTTCCTGACACGCGGCCCTAATGGAAAAACACTCCCAGAGAGGATAGCCCGAGAATACATCCTATTAACAGGTTAAGAAAGGGttgaaaacattccaaaaaaaTCCGGAGGGCTGGACCGTCAGACCAAGGGAAGAACACACAGGGTCACCGCCTTCCTGAGCCGTAAGGGCCCACCAGAGCAAACGCTCGACGACCAGGCTGTCACTGACCGGTGGCCGGACGGATACTCAGCAGTCGAGGGCCCCGTAGGAGACGCCCCCTCTGACGCGCAGCAACAACCCTCGCGAGAACACTGGGAGCAAGAGACgagccctcccaccccacccgcaGTTCCATCGGCCACGCTGGGCACCAAAGTTCAGAAACAGGAAGGCGCTGTCCCAGCAGACATTCAAGGCGACAGGGTGCTCGGGTCACCTGAGACCCTGTGCAGCTcccattaacaaacccaactgccAAAGGCCGACCAACCAGGCCCCGGACCCACTGTACACACGGACCACGCGGCCAGGGGTCAGTGCTTCAGAGCCAAGCCACGCGTGAGCCAAAGAGCGACACTCACCAATCCGCCCAATCTTCATTCCCGAGCGGGCGAGGGCTCTGAGGGCTGACTGGGCGCCTGGCCCAGGGGTCTTGGTCCTGGGAAACGAAGGTCTGAGTTAAGGACAGCTTTGGACACGTCATTACAAGATCCCACGACTCCAGTTCAGAGACAGCATTTCAGGCTCGCGGGCCCACGGAAGGTTCTGTCACAGCCCCGGCCCCACGGGTCCCAGTTTGCATCCTGCTCTGCCTGCAGCCCATTTAAGCTACTGCCCCTCTGGGTCACATTTTGTGGTCATCTGTTCCATCATCCCAAGACCGAGACACCACTACCTCCGCCTGGACCACTTTAACTTCCCCACTTCCTCGTGCATCTGTTCCCAACTTGGCACTTcccatgcccccccaccccttacCAGGTTCAAGACCCAGCAGCACCTCCCTGGGTCTGCCTATCTCATCACCAGACATGCCGAGCTCGTTTCCACCCGGGACCTTCTCCTTCCGGCATCTCTGGCTGGAACACCTTGCGCCCTGTGCTTCCTTCACTGGAATCCCAGCGTCACATTTAAGCGTGGGTTTCACCTTTATCACCAACCTAGCCCGGAGACAGGGGTTTCGCGTCCCGGCACGTGCCCATCTGCCTCCGTGCTGTTTTAAGTGACTCCCCACCAGCCTAAGAGCCACAAAGGCAGATGGAGACTGCCTCCTTCCCCCCGTCACCCTCTGCTAACGCACACAGCAAACAGACAGGGCCGTGAGGACTCCTTGAACACGCAAGTTCAGGCAAGAACCAATCACAGGCATGCCTCATCTTACTGTGCTcgagattaattaaaaaaaaaaaaaaaaaaaacgaataacGTTCAGGACAACCCTTGTCAGATAGTTAGAATTTTCTAGCAATAAGATCTTTTTTTCAACAAGAGCCGCACTtggggcagatggaagttcccaggctaggggctgaatcaaaaccgcacctgccggcctacaaccatagccacacaggatccaagctgggtctgtgacctacaccacagctcacggcaccacgcGGGtttgagccaggacagggatcaaacctgcgtcctcacggagaCTAATGGGGTtcattgttaccactgagtcgcaaggggaactccagcagaaAGGTGTTTTAGGTGAAAACATACGCATTTGTTAAATGACATGACACCACTGCACAGCGTAAACATGACTTTTACACACGCGGGGAAGCCCCAGGTGCCTCGCTTTCCTGAGCTATCCGCTGTCTGCggcctggaaccaaacccacagcaACAGCTCTTGCCGTGTCCTATTAGTTACACACCAACCTAGGCAGCCGGGTACGAAGTCCCCAAAGAGAAACCAAGCCGACTGAAATCAGGCGCACTGGCGCTCAAGCCCGGCGACCCACTCCCACTCACCGGTTCCCGCCCGTGGCCCGGAGCTTGATGTGGAGGGCAGTGATGCCCAGCTCCTTGCAGCGCTGGGCCACGTCCTGGGCAGCCAGCATGGCAGCGTAGGGAGAGGACTCATCCCGGTCGGCCTTCACCTTCATCCCGCCTGTCACGCGACAGATGGTCTCCCTGGGGACAAAAGCACAGGGTCCTCTCTCACCCACGAGGCTGCAGAGTGTCCGCCAGGCCCCAGCAGACACACCACCGCTCGGGTCCGGCAGGCGTCCCCGTCGGGGACCAGAAAGCCGCGGGCTCTGCGGGGACAGGCTCCACAGGCCTGAGACACCCCGTGTGACCCGCCGCACCCGCCGCTCCAACCCCTGCACCCGTAAGGCCCCCTCCTGCACACGAGGAAAGCCAGCCGAGACAGCGGAGGGCAGCGAGACCTGCCCCCGGGGTGACGCCAGGCCACCAGCGCCCCTGTAAGTACCAGGACACCCCGAGGATttagagaccccccccccaggctgGGAAGCCGCTGAGGGACACACGTGCCCTCCTCTTACACCCCGAGACCCGGAGGCCACACCTTCCTTGAGTGAACGCTCGCTGCAATTCTCACAAGAGACCCCTCCACCTGCCGCCCAGCCCCGGGGTCCCTTCCACCCCTTCTAACCCCAGGCCCTGCGAGCGGGGGCCTGGGCCTCTCCTGATACTCACTTGCCCGAGAGATCGGTGACGTGGACGAAAGTGTCATTGAAAGACGCGAAGATGTGACACACGCCAAACACATTTTCCCCTTCAGCCACCTGCGGGCCGAGGCTGATGACctgctcctccttcttctccttccccttgcGCGGTGCCATTTCTGCGGCAGAGGAACAGCCCCGGCTCCGGGAAGGAGCGCGGGCGCGCGCACTCGCTCGGCAGCCCCCTAGGCCGTGCGGCCTCCCCAGCGGCTCCGGCCCCTTCCCGGCTTGGAGGCCGCCCTGCAGCCGCCACGTGCAGCGCCCGCCCTGGCATCACTGATCCAGGAACCGCCCACGAAGGGGCCGCGTCCCCTGCCTTCTCGCCCCGAATCCGTCCCAAGACCCCACGGGACCCATGCGGCAATTACCCCAACTTCCCAGACCGAAAACAAGCGGGAGACCCGAGGCTCGCTCCCGGGACGACGTTCccgctcctccccgccccccgccgtgACTCGGCGGAGGTGGCTGTGCCCCTGGGCCCGGCCCCGAGCCCCTCGTTACAGGCGGTTCCGAGCCAAAACCTCCGCCTCCGAGACAGCGCCAACCGAAGTCTGCATCGACCCGCCACGCGCCTCCCGCCCCGCACCTGGCTTGGCTTCCGCGGCAAAACCTCAGCCCCCCGCCCCGAACCTCGCTGGGCCCCCAGGCCGCAGGATGCCGCTCGATTGTCCCGGCCCAGGGAGCCTACCTGCGCGTCGCCTTCAGACTCCGCCACCGGAAAGAGAGAGTGGGAGGAGGCGGGGCGACGGGTCACGTCCGTATCCCCGGAAGTGAACGTCTGAGGTCACGGGGCGAGGCCAGCTGCTCCGGAAGACGCCGACTTTAGCGTTTCCGAGATGAAGACGCCCTCGAGAATACGGTTGATTCAGTGGGGCGCCTAAGGAGGTAAGGGGCTCGGTGTCCCAGCGAGCGCGTCGGCTTCTAAAGCTGCACGAAGCAGCCGCACTGGGTGGGTGGAGCGGGCCTGTGTCCGGGATGGCGGAGGCCGCAGCTAGACGAACGTCCGGCGCCCCGTCCCCGGCCCGGCCAGTCCGGAGGCGACAGCGCACCGCGTGGCGCGGAGGCGAACAGCAGCAGCGGTGAAAGTCATCCGCTGTGTTCTGGGCAAAATAGGAGTAAATTATTCAGTACTTGTCGTTATGTACGAGGCCGGGATAAGCGACCGATAGCCATTGATCCATTTAATCCTTACCACATTATCAAAGAGGtcgttttgatttttcttttagtattattattcatggcacctgtggcatgtggaaattcctgggctggggtcacgTCAGAGATGCAgttgccaccctatgccacagcaacaccagatccaacccactTTCCGTGATCTACTCCGCAGCTTGCAGctacgctgggtccttaacccactgagcaaggtcagggatcgaatcccggcatcccatggatactagtcaggagtcaggttcttaagctgctcaaccgcaatgggaactcctttcttttttctttctttctttctttctttctttcttttttttttttttttttggaactcctgatttctcttttaaagaaagGGATTTCAGGgggttcccgttatggctcagcagacctgactagtatccacgaggatgcgggttcaatccctggccttgctcagtgggttgaggatccggaatCACCTGCAAGCTGTAGTAGGtctctgatgtggctcagatctggtgttgctgtggctgtggtgtaggatggcagctgtagttttgattcgacccctagcttgggaaactcctgTTCTgcccgtgcagccctaaaaagactaccccccccccaaaaaaaaaaaggaaagggatttcaggatttcccttgtggcgcaTTGGGTTAGGACTCATCACTGTCACTGCAGGGGTAAACGAGTTCagttccctgacctgggaacttctgcatgctgcaggtgtggccaaaaaaaaaaagtgtgtagcAAACAGTAAAAGTCATCTCTAAGTTCTTTTTTCTGTCGTCAAATTGGAGCATCGTTGCAGAGGTATCTATACTTCATATGTATCTGTGTTTTCAGTGTATGATATACCATCTTACGTAAATGAGGTGATATTCTCTCCAACGTCGGTAGCTTCTTTTTGACTCAACGTTGTGGACATTGTCCCAGGACAGCCGATAGAAATCTATCACATGTTCGTAcagatgaatttttcattttttaattttgagtgtTAAATGTGCTCacacagataaaaaaaattacagcggttatcaaaaaatatgttttatttttaatggtattttatttttgtctttttagggccaaacccatggcatatggaggttcccaggctagggttcaaattggagctgtagccactggtctgtaccacagccacggtaatgctagatcggagccacatctgcgacctccaccacagctcacggcaatgctcagtccttaacccagtgaacggggccagggattgaacccgtgtcctcatggataccagtcagattcatttccactgagccaggacaggaacgccGACATTTTATCATTATTGGTGTGGTTATTGTCATTGTTActatggcctcactcatggcctgtggaagttcctggccagggattgaaaaaaGTATGTCTTAAAAAACCTACTGTCATTGTCTCCAGCCACGCGGTGCTCTCTCTGGCCCACAACCGGTAATACCTGTGTTGCCTTATTTTTTACTACATGGTGTTTCTCTGTATAGCAGAACCGTTGTTTATTTAGCCAGTTCTCTTTGTTGGACATGTAggttatttctagaattttccaaCATAAACTGTCAAGAACACACATGTGGCATTCTTTCCTCTGGGTAGGATGTCAGAAATCAAAAGGAATGTGTATCTTAAGTTTTAATATTTGTTGCCAAACTGCCTCCCAGAATGTTGATATCAACTTGCATTTCTACTAAACCGAGAAACTGAATGTATCTCCTTGGTGTATTGTAAGTATTCTATAATTAGTAAGATCAGACACCCTGGAGTTCCTTTCCtggttcaggggttaatgaacccgacgaggatccacgaagatgcaagttccatccttggcctcgctcagtgggttaaggcgctgtgagatgtggtgtagactgcagacagggctcggagccggcgtcactgtggctgtggcgtaggctggcagttgtagctccaattcaactcctagcctcaGAACTTGCGTGTGCTGTCGGTATGacagtaaaaagcaaaacaaacaaacaaacaaaaacaagagccgACACCTCTTGAtgattgtttttcatatttgCGTCTCTCCTGTGAGTAGTCTGTCTGTATTCTTTGAAAGAAAGGCCTTTTTGTTCTCAAGTAGTGATTTCCCCAGTGGAAGAGGAACGTGAACGGAGAGTGGACTCGTGCGTTGTCAGTTCAGCTTTGGGTAAGAGTTATAGTCAACAGTCAACTCTCCGAACCTCAGTGGCGGAAGGCTTGGTGAAGGGAATGTGGCTTGATCTTATGGCCGAAGCTGGTCCCCGCTGTCGCCTTGGGGCAAATTTTGCCCTTGGAAAGCGccagaagccatctggtcttcaCCCCAGAAACCATCAAAGTTGCTGCTTTCAAACGccactgagatttttcttttctttttttggctgtgcctgggatcaaacccgcaccacagcagtggcccaagccataGCCctgactatgctggatccttaactgccaagCCATCAGGGAATGCTGATTTTTTACAATCAGCATGTTTATTATAGCAAAAAGTTATTAGTTGTGGGTCCTTGGGCAAAACCTGTACCCTCTCTggacttggttttctcatctgcaaaatggggtagTAACGGGATTTTTAGGAAATGTACCttgaaaaatagctttattgggCATTTACTTGATGCCAGGCTCTGAGATGCAAGAATAACGTCATCTAAGCTAAGACCGGAAAACAGAGTGGGGGCAGCCAGACGCCGGCAGACAGGATGGGCTGCACAGGGCTGGTGTGCGCAGAGGTCCAGAGCGGGAAGGGGCTCGGAGCGCTCAAGGCTCTTAAGGTACAGCCGGTGTCATGCGGGAGGGAGGAAGGCTGGGAGACGAGCTGGAGGCGGAGCAGGAGCCCCCTCTGCGGGCAGGCGGCCTTGTGGTTCCCCCGGCACAGGGGCGCCTTCTGCCCCCAGGCTCGTGGGGGGGCCGTCCCCGGTCCCCGTGGATGCGCAGCTGTCGAGCGCACAGGCCTTCAGATCAGAGCCGACAGTGGTCCCCGCGCCTtggagtcccccccacccccacaggaagGGCAGACACGCCGTCCCAGTGAGTTTCCTGTTAGCGGAGAAGGCTTCAGGGGTgtcgggggaaggggagg comes from the Phacochoerus africanus isolate WHEZ1 chromosome 4, ROS_Pafr_v1, whole genome shotgun sequence genome and includes:
- the RPS14 gene encoding 40S ribosomal protein S14, giving the protein MAPRKGKEKKEEQVISLGPQVAEGENVFGVCHIFASFNDTFVHVTDLSGKETICRVTGGMKVKADRDESSPYAAMLAAQDVAQRCKELGITALHIKLRATGGNRTKTPGPGAQSALRALARSGMKIGRIEDVTPIPSDSTRRKGGRRGRRL